The following coding sequences lie in one Myxococcus xanthus genomic window:
- a CDS encoding ADYC domain-containing protein, with product MMPSGRSKCLRVLGRVAGRGAAADIDSVVGPGGWWVMGAWKQTVAALVSTVSMVGCAGNVSEAEPVALREGVAELAAPNGRNLNGRNLNGRNLNTPELGQLLVSVDLVGARIAAEVVGAVRLEGSVFHGVASSGPVSGQAFLGARFTGNLDSGDTVELRVDGIEPGTGADADVWAYQVSYYDAADALWKPACAAADGSALGAIPIAGRWDYRQGVPGGGAKVDDAARFTFACEGAAIAKCVRFGYRPWGTTADGLSLADHHQACTRMVRADFCGDGTSHTTDGQWVNLHDGVDVQTDTEAWLHEAEWDADGARCFTQTTRAAQAVSCPGQTQRTHCGKWAHFQAGTLIMSEVPPAQ from the coding sequence GTGATGCCCAGTGGACGAAGCAAGTGCCTGCGGGTCCTCGGGCGAGTTGCTGGGCGAGGGGCCGCTGCGGACATTGATTCCGTGGTCGGGCCGGGAGGGTGGTGGGTGATGGGTGCTTGGAAGCAGACGGTGGCGGCGCTGGTCAGCACGGTGAGCATGGTGGGCTGTGCGGGGAACGTGTCGGAGGCGGAGCCGGTGGCGCTGCGCGAAGGCGTGGCGGAGCTGGCGGCGCCGAACGGCCGCAACCTGAATGGCCGCAACCTGAATGGCCGCAACCTCAACACCCCCGAGTTGGGGCAGCTGCTCGTGTCCGTGGACCTGGTGGGCGCCCGCATCGCGGCGGAGGTGGTGGGCGCGGTGCGGCTGGAGGGCAGCGTCTTCCACGGCGTCGCCTCCAGCGGCCCGGTGTCCGGCCAGGCCTTCCTGGGCGCGCGCTTCACCGGCAACCTGGACAGTGGTGACACCGTGGAGCTGCGCGTCGACGGCATCGAGCCTGGAACGGGCGCGGACGCGGACGTCTGGGCGTACCAGGTCTCCTACTACGACGCGGCGGATGCACTCTGGAAGCCCGCGTGCGCGGCGGCGGATGGCTCCGCGCTGGGCGCCATCCCCATCGCGGGCCGGTGGGACTACCGCCAGGGCGTGCCGGGCGGCGGCGCGAAGGTGGATGACGCCGCGCGCTTCACCTTCGCCTGCGAGGGTGCGGCCATCGCCAAGTGCGTGCGCTTCGGCTACCGGCCCTGGGGCACCACGGCGGACGGCCTGAGCCTGGCGGACCACCACCAGGCGTGCACTCGCATGGTCCGCGCGGACTTCTGCGGCGACGGCACGTCGCACACCACGGATGGCCAGTGGGTGAACCTCCATGACGGCGTGGACGTGCAGACGGATACGGAGGCGTGGCTGCACGAGGCCGAGTGGGATGCCGATGGCGCGCGCTGCTTCACGCAGACGACGCGCGCGGCGCAGGCCGTGAGCTGCCCGGGGCAGACGCAGCGCACCCACTGCGGCAAGTGGGCCCATTTCCAGGCCGGCACGCTCATCATGAGCGAGGTCCCTCCCGCGCAGTAG